The region AAGGCTCGGATTCCCCATCGTCCGAGCCGGGGGGCCATTCTCGAGACCCGAAATCGGGTAACAGATAGACGCCTTCCTCGCCGGTGGCGGAATTGGTATCGATGGCGCTCGCGGGCACCAGAGTGGCTTGACGGCTTTCACCGTACAGGATGTCGACGGGAACGAACATGCCCGGCTTGAGGCTGGGATCGGGAGTCTGCAGGTCGATTTCCGCCTCGGTGCTCCGGCTGAGCGGATCGAGGAAGGGAGAAATCCGGGAGATTTGGGCTTCGAGCACGCGTTGCTGGCCGCCGGTTGCAACCTGGACGCGGGCCGGCTCGCCGATGCCGATCTCGTGCAGCATCTCTTCGGTGAGCACCACGCGGATCTTCAACTCCTCCAAGTTTCCGATGGTAAAGAGCTGCGTGTTCTGGCTCACCTGCATGCCGACCTCGGCGTTCCGCTGACCGACGGTTCCGGTGATCGGGGCGCGAACGACCATCTTCGACAGGATCTCCTTGCTCTCCTCGGTCGCCGACTGGGACTGCTGAATCTGAGCTTCGGCAAGCTCGATGCTAGCCCGGGCAGCGGCCATCTGAGCTTCGAGGGTCTCCAGCTCCGACTGGCTCGCAAGCCCTTCTGCGGCCAGCATTTGTGTGCGCTTGTAGTAGGCTTCGAGCTCCTGGAGGCGGGCCTGGGCTTGCTTCAACGCCGCCTGATTCACGTTGTACGTGGCCCTCGCCTGCTGGAGCTGCTCGCTGTACATCCGGTCCTCGAGATAGACGAGAGGATCGCCGCGCTGCACCTCGTCGCCATCCCGGACCTCGACCCGGACGACCCGTCCGCTCATCTCGGGATAGAGGGCGACCTGATTGTCCGCCACGATGGTCCCGTTCAACCGTTCGGAGAGCGGGAGAGATCCGAATCGAGCCTCCACGGCCTCGACGACGGGAATATCGGCGGCAAGTCCTTCCGAAGCGGAGCTATCCCCTGACTTCTGGGAACAGGAGTTTGCCGCCACGCCCGCAAGAAACGGCAAGAAGATCGCCTGGATGAATCGGTAACATCTCATGGATCGCAGTAGAATCTCCCTGCAACCAGCCCCCCTGCGCACCATAATAGCGGTTTAGCGGCGCCAATGGTCAAAACGATGC is a window of Vicinamibacteria bacterium DNA encoding:
- a CDS encoding efflux RND transporter periplasmic adaptor subunit, whose product is MRCYRFIQAIFLPFLAGVAANSCSQKSGDSSASEGLAADIPVVEAVEARFGSLPLSERLNGTIVADNQVALYPEMSGRVVRVEVRDGDEVQRGDPLVYLEDRMYSEQLQQARATYNVNQAALKQAQARLQELEAYYKRTQMLAAEGLASQSELETLEAQMAAARASIELAEAQIQQSQSATEESKEILSKMVVRAPITGTVGQRNAEVGMQVSQNTQLFTIGNLEELKIRVVLTEEMLHEIGIGEPARVQVATGGQQRVLEAQISRISPFLDPLSRSTEAEIDLQTPDPSLKPGMFVPVDILYGESRQATLVPASAIDTNSATGEEGVYLLPDFGSREWPPGSDDGESEPSISPPTEIRFQPVRVVAQGRMEVGVEGLEPGVWVVTVGQNLLSGGVERARVQPTSWEHILGLQGLERQDLLRQVLESQP